One genomic window of Cryptococcus neoformans var. neoformans JEC21 chromosome 13 sequence includes the following:
- a CDS encoding expressed protein codes for MRSIRRLLSRRLLSTTACLAAKPPVKLLHIPKLGSESEHLLARQWVDAFTPEDIPKEGWVATRSRSSGPGGQHVNKTESKVTIRCDLDQAVGRWLPKFIMSALTKSTHYHHSPPSLLITSQTTRSASQNQANALSLLHQTIVSSANSLIINPTSPEQKERVKELEKKEKERRMEMKKRRSMKKASRRE; via the exons ATGAGGAGTATTCGTCGTTTGCTCTCTCGTCGACTATTATCTACTACGGCTTGCCTTGCCGCCAAACCTCCAGTAAAGCTCCTTCATATCCCAAAGCTTGGCTCAGAATCTGAACATCTACTGGCAAGACAATGGGTGGATGCGTTTACGCCAGAAGATATACCGAAGGAAGGCTGGGTGGCCACAAGGAGTCGGTCCAGCGGTCCCGGTGGTCAG CATGTAAATAAGACGGAATCAAAGGTTACTATAAGATGTGATCTAGATCAGGCTGTCGGTCGGTGGTTACCCAAGTTCATCATGTCAGCTTTAACGAAATCT ACGCATTACCATCACTCCCCACCGTCACTCCTCATCACCTCTCAGACAACACGGTCGGCTTCTCAAAATCAAGCTAATGCTCTGAGTCTCTTACATCAAACTATCGTCTCGTCAGCCAACTCTCTCATCATAAATCCCACCAGTCCGGAACAGAAAGAACGAGTCAAGGaactggagaagaaagaaaaagaaagaagaatggagatgaaaaagagaagaagcatgAAAAAAGCTAGTCGAAGGGAATAA
- a CDS encoding expressed protein, which translates to MSTPSNRQVQQPRFFFPPTSVASSPATLNLGTSLALSRQTSRSSRHGHGQSEGSEHRRRVAYGREHLHSRSRSGILFGGETNSTGSLSSDGTELQIQEALSTSIILDKDQQVVAFQPRFQGRARTPSPNPTEMDIMDALADIHRGLYLGEEPLDQEGGNKSWEQKVGSLRKVIEQYFEGDCVYDTPLVRLTSRSSLLSHFSLLHLLSTLTLPSLTPSAVIRHARSLTSAFMLRLVNVTPREADPIPRFRKRDTFGERRFGARSRGGIGQGGAFGIEAAWLSLATMCAPTERDGEDGWWKVWEVRAECSEIGEMECYDGYRLAMIDHIISLHLLPSLTRPLPSEPTTPSFSSPSPLSTPSPSSAHLPGALHSLPAPTFVRRLVGTLASELDLVLKWKLPMTTVVEMNEVGKATYIRDIVDLRDAVETFVPFAKRFGWLTRSLTGIVSSVLGDIVVRSILPKREEMIETAINVETVETAYRASEYVVESPSREGSKTRISTQGGQKENSLGLQNLGRGSHMAPDVDDEALVTE; encoded by the exons ATGTCTACTCCCAGCAACCGGCAAGTTCAGCAAccccgcttcttcttcccaccaaCTTCTGTCGCATCGTCACCGGCGACGCTTAACTTGGGAACGAGCTTAGCGCTTTCCAGACAGACTTCGAGATCTTCTCGGCATGGCCATGGACAAAGTGAGGGAAGTGAACATCGGCGTAGAGTCGCGTATGGGCGTGAGCATCTGCACTCCAGGTCAAGAAGTGGGATACTCTTTGGCGGCGAGACGAACTCTACAGGATCTTTGAGTTCCGACGGCACAGAGCTCCAGATTCAAGAAGCACTCTCGACTTCAATAATTTTGGACAAAGATCAACAGGTTGTTGCGTTTCAACCTCGATTTCAAGGAAGAGCTCGGACGCCATCGCCCAATCCAACTGAAATGGACATAATGGACGCTCTTGCAGATATACACCGTGGTCTTTACCTTGGAGAGGAACCTTTGGACCAAGAGGGGGGTAATAAAAGCTGGGAACAAAAGGTAGGGAGTCTGAGAAAGGTAATAGAGCAGTATTTTGAGGGTGATTGCG TTTATGACACCCCACTTGTCCGACTGACCTCACGCTCATCACTTCTTTCCCACTTCAGCCTACTGCACCTCCTTTCTACCCTAACTCTTCCAAGTCTGACTCCTTCCGCGGTAATTCGACACGCTCGATCATTGACATCGGCCTTTATGCTCAGACTAGTGAATGTCACTCCCAGAGAAGCTGATCCCATTCCTAGGTTTCGTAAGAGGGATACAtttggagaaagaaggtttGGAGCAAGAAGTAGGGGCGGTATAGGCCAGGGAGGGGCTTTTGGAATCGAAGCAGCATGGTTATCATTGGCAACTATGTGTGCGCCCActgaaagagatggagaagatggttgGTGGAAGGTGTGGGAAGTCAGGGCTGAATGTAGTGAGATTGGCGAAATGGAATGTTATG ACGGATATCGCTTGGCTATGATAGACCA CATAATATCTCTTCACCTGCTCCCATCATTAACGCGCCCTCTTCCAAGCGAACCCACCactccttcattctcctccccatcgCCATTATCTaccccttcaccatcttctgctCATCTCCCCGGAGCCTTGCATAGTCTTCCAGCTCCGACTTTCGTGAGACGTTTGGTAGGCACATTAGCAAGTGAATTAGATCTGGTTTTGAAGTGGAAGTTGCCGATGACGACAGTAGTAGAAATGAATGAAGTCG GCAAGGCGACATATATCAGAGATATAGTAGACCTACGCGATGCCGTCGAAACTTTTGTGCCATTTGCCAAGCGGTTCGGCTGGTTAACAAGATCTCTGACCGGCATTGTTTCGAGCGTGTTGGGTGATATCGTCGTACGAAGCATCTTAccaaaaagagaagaaatgatcGAGACAGCTATTAATGTTGAAACTGTTGAAACGGCATACAGGGCCAGTGAGTACGTTGTTGAAAGCCCTTCAAGGGAAGGGTCGAAGACGCGAATATCAACGCAGGGAGGGCAAAAAGAGAATAGTTTGGGCTTGCAGAATCTGGGTCGTGGGTCGCATATGGCGCCCGACGTGGACGATGAAGCACTTGTGACTGAATGA
- a CDS encoding beta-glucan synthesis-associated protein, putative, translating to MSHRLTSSTSANWGPRGSISSFASVSTANRYGPSATPTSTLSTVPLNVHSPHQAALPTDDDDDLDDSLHTFTPKEYREHYISSRFNLKSWRGWTNALTLVVLAGGAVMLFAGYPIISFYYGDSNSSGGNTSGFNLGGINASGQYPEIPGLPSLIDPDTPSWAYSRKGSDDEDWELVFSDEFEKEDRTFFEGDDPFWTGMDIHYWVTGDYEWLDPSAVTTKDGHLVITMTQEPIHDLNFRSGMIQSWNKLCFNKNAIFEVSASFPGTSEIGGFWPGIWTMGNLGRPGYAGTTDGTWPYSYDSCDVGTLPNQTWVNGTGPIAALTTGSNGGALSYLPGQRLSACTCPGEDHPGPDITVGRAAPEIDMVEAQIAIAEGEGQVSASLQLAPFDDYYQFDNSTRYATIYDNDLTYFNTYLGGTTQQSASGLTTVPSKIYYDQDGESKQFVMFAMEYQAFPDDRDNAYITWWADNKTSWTLRSGAIGPNERTEVSRRLIPEEPMAMVMNLHLSNGFQAVDFNHLTWPNYLRIDYVRIYQKADHISLTCDPEDYPTADYIEDHIEVYSNPNITTWKEGGYSFPKNRLKDEC from the exons ATGTCTCACCGATTAACTTCTTCTACTTCGGCCAATTGGGGTCCAAGAGGATCAATCTCTTCATTTGCGTCAGTATCAACAGCCAACCGATATGGGCCTTCAGCAACTCCAACTAGTACTTTGTCGACAGTTCCCCTCAATGTACACTCACCTCATCAAGCAGCACTTCCAAcagacgatgatgacgattTAGACGATAGTCTCCACACATTCACCCCGAAAGAATACAGAGAGCATTACATCTCCTCTCGTTTCAACTTGAAGTCTTGGCGAGGTTGGACTAATGCTTTGACTCTAGTGGTCTTAGCAGGTGGGGCTGTAATGCTTTTTGCCGGTTACCCGATTATATCTTTTTATTATGGTGACAGCAACTCGTCGGGCGGGAATACATCTGGCTTCAATCTCGGCGGTATCAATGCAAGTGGGCAGTATCCAGAAATACCAGGACTACCGTCTTTGATCGACCCTGATACGCCGTCTTGGGCCTATTCCAGAAAGGGGTCAGATGACGAGGACTGGGAATTGGTGTTTTCAGACgagtttgagaaggaggataggACCTTTTTTGAGGGAGACGATCCATTCTGGACAGGCATGGATATTCATTATTGGGTAACTGG TGATTATGAATGGCTTGATCCCTCCGCTGTGACGACAAAAGACGGTCACCTGGTTATCACTATGACTCAAGAACCAATTCACGATCTCAACTTCAGGTCGGGAATGATTCAATCTTGGAACAAGTTGTGTTTCAACAAGAATGCTATCTTCGAAGTTTCAGCCAGTTTCCCCGGTACATCTGAAATTGGAGGGTTCTGGCCCGGTATTTGGACGATGGGTAACTTGGGCAGACCAGGATATGCCGGGACGACGGACGGAACATGGCC GTATTCTTATGACTCTTGCGATGTCGGCACATTACCCAATCAAACATGGGTGAATGGGACAGGTCCTATAGCAGCCCTCACGACCGGATCCAACGGCGGAGCTCTATCATATTTGCCTGGCCAACGACTTTCGGCTTGTACCTGCCCTGGTGAAGACCATCCCGGACCCGATATTACCGTTGGTCGAGCAGCTCCTGAGATCGATATGGTCGAAGCCCAGATCGCCATcgcagaaggagaaggacaagtATCTGCAAGCCTACAGCTTGCCCCCTTCGATGATTATTACCAGTTCGACAATTCAACCCGATATGCCACGATCTACGACAATGATCTGACCTATTTCAACACGTATCTGGGTGGTACTACACAGCAATCAGCCTCTGGCCTCACTACCGTCCCTTCCAAAATCTACTACGATCAAGATGGTGAAAGCAAACAGTTTGTAATGTTTGCCATGGAGTACCAGGCATTCCCGGATGATCGAGATAATGCATATATCACTTGGTGGGCGGATAATAAAACGTCTTGGACACTTCGTTCGGGCGCTATTGGTCCCAACGAGAGGACTGAGGTCAGTAGGCGACTTATACCTGAAGAACCTATGGCTATG GTCATGAATCTTCATTTG TCGAATGGCTTCCAGGCTGTCGACTTTAATCACCTCACCTGGCCAAACTATCTTCGAATCGATTACGTTCGAATCTACCAAAAGGCCGACCATATCTCTCTTACTTGCGACCCTGAAG ATTATCCGACGGCCGATTACATCGAAGATCATATTGAAGTGTACAGCAACCCAAACATCACCACGTGGAAGGAAGGCGGCTATTCATTCCCCAAAAACAGATTGAAGGATGAGTGCTAA
- a CDS encoding expressed protein, translated as MPHLSKKQEALHEIDNRISSLLPYVSNSLIRHQTGLLLSLRKIHENSRYYQRIPHSSHYENHDYLFLRSSLLPSTDDKIIKTLRMNRAEFTSLVALFGGHEIFKSQGRKPQAPPEVQLATCIYRMAGGERMSTVENHFNLSHGSVSLYTDRSLIAIVSSLKQYVFWPSEAERGVLARELYAQYGIPSCIGFIDGTDIVLHQAPSIGREKAHTMHSYKERYGYKMIAVVDHLKRFRYAWFGFSAATNDQMAQDLSDLHRNPHRFFSPKEYVLGDAGMKSSDTVIPLFKRERRMQVTVGPKAYFNHKCAKARVMIEQAFGILKNRWQILQDCRLTCRTVTDEARLYLVIQACMVLHNLLVETWKDSLTTCEVEGVMNINESVINIGDEAGNRRRDEIVAEMIREEVRRDPAFDVNAYEM; from the exons ATGCCTCACCTCAGCAAGAAACAGGAAGCTTTGCATGAAATCGACAATCGTATCTCTAGTTTGTTACCTTACGTATCCAACTCCCTCATTCGACACCAAACCggacttcttctttccttaCGCAAAATACACGAAAACAGCCGTTACTATCAACGGATTCCTCATAGTTCTCATTATGAGAACCACGATTATCTTTTTCTGAGATCCTCCCTTCTACCATCTACCGATGACAAGATAATCAAGACCCTACGTATGAATCGCGCAGAGTTCACGAGCCTTGTCGCTTTGTTCGGAGGTCACGAAATTTTCAAGTCGCAGGGGAGGAAGCCTCAGGCACCGCCGGAGGTGCAGCTGGCGACATGCATCTACAGAATGGCAGGAGGCGAGAGAATGAGCACCGTGGAGAATCATTTTAACCTGTCTC ATGGCAGCGTATCCCTCTATACGGACCGATCGTTAATAGCCATCGTATCCTCTTTGAAGCAGTACGTTTTTTGGCCCTCTGAGGCAGAACGCGGTGTCCTTGCCCGTGAATTGTACGCGCAATATGGAATACCGTCATGTATCGGCTTCATCGACGGAACCGATATTGTCTTGCACCAAGCACCATCAATTGGACGCGAAAAGGCACATACTATGCACAGCTACAAGGAAAGATATGGTTATAAAATGATCGCTGTGGTCGATCATCTGAAGAGATTTAGATACGCCTGGTTCGGCTTCTCTGCAGCTACCAACGATCAGATGGCCCAAGATCTCTCAGATCTACACAGGAATCCCCatcgcttcttctctccaaagGAATATGTGTTGGGTGATGCTGGTATGAAATCATCAGACACAGTTATACCTCTATTCAagcgagagagaaggatgcaGGTCACAGTCGGACCCAAG GCCTACTTTAACCACAAATGTGCCAAAGCTCGAGTGATGATTGAACAGGCATTCGGTATCCTAAAAAACCGATGGCAAATTTTACAAGATTGTCGTCTTACTTGCCGGACAGTAACGGATGAGGCTCGCCTTTACCTAGTCATCCAAGCCTGCATGGTTCTTCATAACCTGTTGGTTGAGACTTGGAAGGATTCGCTGACTACATGTGAAGTGGAAGGGGTGATGAATATCAATGAAAGTGTCATTAACATTGGTGATGAAGCAGGAAATAGGAGGAGGGATGAAATTGTTGCGGAGATGATCAGAGAGGAAGTTCGTAGAGATCCTGCTTTTGACGTTAATGCATATGAAATGTGA
- a CDS encoding ADP-ribosylation-like factor, putative → MGLLTIVRKNKAKSKEMRVLFLGLDNAGKTTILKKLNNENISDISPTLGFNIKTLIRDGYTLNIWDVGGQRTLRPYWRNYFESTDAVVWVVDSSDRMRMEDCRDELKELLHEERLAGATLLIFANKQDLGGSMTLEEIRDALELRSIISHRWIVYPCSAFTGKNLDDGMNWLVKEVAGRLYWSGLNAKEADLF, encoded by the exons ATGG GCCTTTTGACAATTGTTCGCAAAAACAAAGCCAAGtccaaggagatgagggtgCTATTCCT TGGACTCGATAACGCTGGAAAGACTACCATactgaagaagctgaacaATGAGAACATTTCAGACATTAGCCCAACTTTGGGTTTCAATATTAAAACACTGATTAGAGATGG ATACACTCTCAATATTT GGGACGTAGGAGGCCAACGAACGCTGCGGCCCTATTGGAGAAATTACTTTGAATCTACCGACGCCGTCGTCTGGGTTGTGGACTCTTCAGACAGAATGCGTATGGAGGACTGCCGGGATGAATTAAAGGAGCTCCTGCATGAAGAA AGACTTGCCGGAGCAACCTTATTGATCTTCGCCAATAAGCAGGATCTTGGTGGTTCGATGACACTGGAGGAGATACGAGAT GCCCTAGAGCTGCGGTCAATCATTTCTCATCGGTGGATCGTCTATCCCTGTTCGGCTTTCACTGGAAAAAACCTCGACGATGGAATGAATTGGCTGGTAAAGGAAGTCGCCGGGCGACTATACTGGAGCGGATTGAACGCAAAGGAAGCAGACCTTTTCTGA
- a CDS encoding expressed protein: MSPYIHPSEARAPGESVRCTTRLPPILASIGTVLIDAFDSLPRPIVDDSQASSRPASPVIDERAPQPQGHLQHLVIPARRLRLSPPLSSPATSGTSGPSTPQMTLDDIPVPNAEEVYEMLGGGALYAIVGARFWLPPCQLRTLVDRAPAENDDCPKDVEQKLAKLGNEIWVWNRGEGTRMTRARIRYEGDVRYFQPVVKAPYRTIQELSTSPLLYAEYLHISPPYSPENVAVIVSDLKALPKDSWRPKIVFEPTPPSCHPGQKDWLEHILPDIEVLSPNHEELFSFYSIPTMATSSISLRPTVERLVTHILHDVGIGANGQGIVVVRCGRLGACVGTKKGGLKWCPAYWEGDDVKNVKDVTGAGNSFLGGYVAGLSLTNDPYEALLYATISSSFVVEQFGLPRLMDCTDPLTGEEIWNADTPSRRLKELKRRLGLL, from the exons ATGAGCCCCtacatccatccatccgAAGCAAGGGCCCCCGGGGAGTCTGTCAGATGTACCACACGGCTACCCCCCATTCTGGCGTCCATCG GAACCGTCCTGATTGATGCATTCGACAGTTTGCCTCGACCTATTGTGGACGATAGCCAGGCTTCTTCTCGGCCAGCGTCCCCAGTCATCGACGAGCGGGCGCCTCAACCACAGGGGCATCTTCAACACTTAGTTATTCCCGCCCGTCGCCTTCGGCTCTCCCCTCCCCTGTCGTCCCCGGCAACTTCCGGAACCTCGGGCCCTTCGACTCCCCAGATGACCCTCGATGATATCCCTGTTCCGAATGCGGAAGAAGTTTATGAAATGCTAGGCGGTGGTGCTCTGTATGCAATCGTCGGGGCGAGATTCTGGCTTCCTCCTTGCCAATTACGAACTCTTGTCGATCGAGCCCCGGCTGAAAATGATGACTGCCCAAAAGATGTGGAGCAAAAGCTGGCGAAATTGGGTAATGAAATATGGGTTTGGAATAGAGGTGAGGGAACGAGAATGACAAGAGCAAGAATACGGTATGAGGGCGATGTCCGATA TTTCCAACCCGTTGTGAAGGCTCCATATCGGACAATACAGGAGCTTTCTActtcacctcttctctATGCTGAATATCTTCACATTTCCCCTCCATACTCTCCAGAAAATGTGGCTGTTATCGTCTCTGATCTGAAAGCTTTGCCGAAAGATAGCTGGCGACCTAAGATTGTCTTTGAGCCTACCCCCCCTTCATGCCATCCTGGCCAGAAGGACTGGCTCGAACACATTCTTCCCGATATCGAAGTACTCTC CCCCAATCACGAAGagctcttttctttctacTCTATCCCTACCATGGCGACCTCTTCTATCTCGCTGCGTCCAACAGTTGAACGCCTGGTGACCCATATTCTGCACGATGTCGGCATTGGCGCGAATGGACAAGGTATAGTGGTCGTCAGGTGTGGTCGGCTCGGAGCATGTGTAGGCACCAAGAAAGGCGGATTAAAATGGTGTCCGGCTTATTGggaaggtgatgatgtGAAGAATGTAAAAGATGTGACTGGAG CTGGCAACTCTTTCCTGGGAGGTTATGTAGCAGGCCTTTCCCTAACTAATGACCCTTATGAAG CTCTTTTATACGCCACcatttcatcctccttcgTTGTAGAGCAGTTCGGACTGCCACGTCTAATGGATTGCACCGATCCTCTGACGGGCGAAGAAATTTGGAATGCCGACACACCCTCTCGTCGATTGAAGGAACTGAAACGACGCTTGGGTCTACTATAA
- a CDS encoding allantoin permease, putative: MPIKFSKPDTKKWFTLDYWRLDTPPASYATHDGWSNADVDVVPVEQRNWRAINYLFLWLADGANVGTMQQAGSIVSLGLSWREASVAIAIGNIIIAVAVTLNGVIGSRHHVPFSIASRASLGFYFSYFAVISRLVLGLIYFGINTFIGASCTLICLEAIWPQLKTYNNTIPTSQGVTSNKMIAYFVFWAIQFPLVMIPPRKMRWLFFVKSLFAIVAAFATLGWAVKQAGGGGPIFQQHTALTGSAKSWAWLAGINVAISGKTTLAINIPDLTRYARKTSDAYWQIIFIPIVYWVFSFIGIVIASAGQAIYGTLYWDPTSIVALWTSRAGAFFVAFAFGFATLGTNISTNSIATSNDFAFLIPKWLNIKRGAFITSLVGGWATCPWKIQASATSLTTFLSGYIIVLAPLAAIMIVDYWVLRKTHLHVPMLYQNEGIYKYTWGINWRAFVTLVVVIPVNLPGLIHAINPKVPIGNFSYFYKASWLTSFFIATGVYLILSSIFPPTSTFVEATVESMDEDISDPMTDSKGWEKENGRESDRNYPIINSV, encoded by the exons ATGCCTATCAAATTCTCCAAGCCAGACACCAAAAAGTGGTTTACGTTGGATTATTGGCGACTCGACACTCCTCCGGCCTCCTATGCAACTCATGATGGTTGGAGTAACGCGGATGTCGATGTTGTTCCTGTGGAGCAACGGAACTGGCGAGC TATCAACTACCTCTTCTTGTGGTTGGCTGATGGTGCCAATGTTGGCACTATGCAACAAGCCGGCTCTATTGTCTCTCTTGGTTTGAGTTGGAGAGAGGCTTCTGTCGCCAT CGCCATCGGCAACATTATTATTGCTGTCGCGGTCACCCTTAACGGTGTGATTGGCTCTCGACACCATGTCCCCTTTTCCATTGCCTCTCGTGCTTCACTTGGTTTTTACTTTTCTTATTTTGCCGTCATTTCCCGTCTCGTCCTGGGTCTTATCTATTTCGG TATTAATACATTCATTGGTGCATCTTGCACCCTCATCTGTCTCGAAGCTATCTGGCCTCAGCTCAAGACCTACAACAATACCATCCCCACTTCCCAGGGTGTTACTAGCAACAAGATGATTGCATACTTTGTCTTCTGGGCAA TTCAATTCCCACTCGTGATGATCCCCCCTAGGAAAATGCGATGGTTATTCTTCGTCAAGTCTCTCTTTGCTATCGTTGCTGCTTTCGCCACTCTCGGCTGGGCTGTTAAGCAGGCTGGCGGTGGCGGTCCCATCTTTCAGCAACACACCGCTCTCACAGGCTCTGCCAAGTCTTGGGCTTGGTTGGCCGGTATCAACGTTGCTATCTCCGGTAAAACCACTCTTGCCATCAACATT CCTGACTTGACTCGATATGCGCGAAAGACTAGTGACGCCTACTGGCAGATTATCTTCATCCCTATCGTCTACTGGGTATTTTCCTTCATTGGTATCGTCATTGCTTCTGCTGGCCAG GCCATTTACGGCACCCTTTACTGGGATCCCACTAGTATCGTCGCCCTCTGGACCTCTCGAGCCGGAGCCTTTTTCGTCGCTTTTGCCTTCGGTTTCGCCACTCTCGGTACTAACATCTCTACTAATTCTATCGCCACATCTAACGATTTTGCATTCCTTATTCCCAAGTGGCTGAATATCAAGCGAGGCGCCTTCATTACCTCTCTTGTGGGAGGTTGGGCCACTTGCCCTTGGAAGATCCAAGCTAGTGCGACTT CCTTGACCACCTTCTTGTCAGGTTACATCATTGTCTTGGCTCCATTGGCA GCCATCATGATTGTGGACTACTGGGTCCTTCGTAAGACCCACTTACACGTCCCTATGCTCTATCAAAATGAAGGCATTTACAAATACACCTGGGGCATCAACTGGCGAGCTTTTGTAACTCTTGTGGTTGTTATCCCCGTCAATCTCCCTGGTCTTATCCATGCCATCAACCCCAAAGTTCCCATCGGCAACTTCAGCTACTTCT ACAAGGCCTCTTGGCTCacatctttcttcatcgccaCTGGAGTCTATCTTatcctttcttccatcttccctcctACCTCTACTTTCGTTGAAGCCACCGTCGAGAGCATGGATGAGGACATTTCAGACCCCATGACCGATTCCAAGGgctgggagaaggaaaacgGGCGAGAGTCTGACAGGAACTACCCCATCATCAACTCTGTCTAA